TCAACGCCGACCGCTCGCATGACTTCCGCGAACAGCAGGGGGCTACGATCACGCTGGAAGTGACGCCCGAGGATGCGGCGATCACAGCGATCCAGGGCGAGCAGCGGGTGGCACTGCACGCGACTGGCTTCCTCGCGCCCGGCAAGTGGGTGATCGAGGCGGAAGCGGCCGGGCATTCGCCGCAGAGCAAGAGCCTCACGGTGGTCGCCGGCAAAGCGCAGACGGTGACGCTCAGCCTCCCGGAGCAGCATACCCAGTCGCTGTTCTGACCGCACAGGCGTGGCCCCCGCTGGGGGCCAGGTGGTCTGCATGAGCGAAACTCCCCAGGCCCGAGTGATGAAGCGCGTGTTCAAGTTCGACGGCAAGGTCTTGGATGACCCGAACCCAACGATGTCCCCTGAGCAGGTCAAGCAGTTCTACAGTCCCACGTATCCCGAACTGTTGACGGCGGGGATCGGCAGTCCCGTGGAGGATCTGAAGACAGGCACCGTGACCATCGAGCTGATCAAGCAGTACGGCCGCAAAGGCTGAACGGCTAAGGCGCGTCCAGGCGTCCCGCCGTTCTCTTCCAACTGAGGAACGCACCATGCCCAAGGAGCCATCATGTCCATCCCCAGTGCCCGCCGTGCCGCTGCATCGTCAGCCGTTGGTGCTCGATCTGCAG
The Deinococcus sp. KNUC1210 genome window above contains:
- a CDS encoding PRTRC system protein C codes for the protein MSETPQARVMKRVFKFDGKVLDDPNPTMSPEQVKQFYSPTYPELLTAGIGSPVEDLKTGTVTIELIKQYGRKG